Proteins encoded by one window of Octopus bimaculoides isolate UCB-OBI-ISO-001 chromosome 4, ASM119413v2, whole genome shotgun sequence:
- the LOC106870215 gene encoding serine/threonine-protein kinase 40, whose product MKRRSVGESDHVAKRKNNKHAFEISKASPCEVHKLLPTSRRGVKRAGPYLLGPRLGSSPVRSIVQCLARKEGTNEFYTLKILTMEDSEHANQDDHQGKMLMHTEYSLLSLLHNQDGVVHHHGLFKDQAHEEKDTLNSHGCIEYTGRIRNRLCLVLDCLIPHDFSSKTSDLINLQHYVIKEKKLSEKEAVIIFADIVRIVENLHKKNIVHRDLKLGNIVLNKRSRRVTITNFCLGKHLVSEKDLLKDQRGSPAYISPDVLSGKPYLGKPSDMWALGVVLFTMIYGQFPFYDSAPQELFRKIKVAEYSIPSDNNISQDTILVIRKLLILDPNTRLAATEVLDTLAVIIANWRAMSSRALPFHTVPDIDDEESKEPDVSLDNSTNSSNGTDPELKKSQKPTVDVNWKPTSVPENMHHRLNRLNNLTNQSTSPESHSAFDAYVPFRHYQSI is encoded by the exons ATGAAGAGAAGAAGTGTGGGAGAAAGTGATCATGTAGCAAAACGTAAAAACAACAAGCATGCTTTTGAGATTTCTAAAGCATCTCCGTGTGAAGTCCATAAACTATTGCCAACTTCAAGAAGAGGAGTTAAACGAGCTGGTCCTTATTTGTTAg GACCTCGACTAGGTTCATCTCCAGTTCGAAGCATTGTTCAGTGTCTTGCAAGAAAAGAAGGCACAAATGAATTTTATACCTTAAAG ATACTGACAATGGAAGATTCAGAGCATGCCAACCAAGATGACCATCAGGGTAAAATGTTAATGCATACAGAATATTCACTGCTTTCGCTACTACACAACCAAGATGGTGTTGTACATCATCATGGATTGTTCAAA GACCAAGCACACGAAGAAAAGGATACTCTGAACTCCCATGGCTGCATTGAATATACTGGAAGAATCCGTAATCGTCTCTGTTTAGTTTTAGATTGTCTTATTCCCCACGATTTTAGTAGTAAAACGTCTGATCTCATAAATCTTCAGCATTATGTGATCAAAGAGAAGAAACTTAGTGAAAAAGAAGCTGTTATAATTTTTGCTGATATTGTGAGAATTGTTGAAAATTTACACaaa AAAAATATCGTCCACCGTGATTTAAAACTTGGAAACATAGTGTTGAACAAACGATCAAGAAGAGTTACTATCACTAACTTTTGTCTTGGAAAACACTTGGTGTCAGAAAAAGATTTGTTAAAAGATCAGCGAGGAAGTCCTGCTTATATAAGCCCTGATGTGTTGAGTG GTAAACCATATTTAGGAAAACCAAGTGATATGTGGGCTCTTGGAGTAGTTCTATTCACTATGATTTATGGACAGTTCCCATTCTATGACAGTGCACCTCAAGAATTATTTCGAAAGATTAAAGTAGCTGAATATAGTATACCATC gGACAACAATATATCTCAAGACACAATTTTAGTGATAAGGAAACTTTTAATTCTTGACCCCAATACAAGACTTGCAGCTACAGAAGTTCTTGATACTTTGGCTGTTATTATAGCCAATTG GAGAGCAATGTCCAGTCGTGCTTTGCCTTTTCATACAGTGCctgatattgatgatgaagaATCAAAAGAGCCAGATGTGAGTTTAGACAATTCAACAAATTCTTCAAATGGAACTGACCCAGAACTTAAGAAATCACAAAAGCCAACTGTAGATGTAAATTGGAAGCCAACATCAGTGCCTGAAAATATGCATCATAGACTTAATCGATTAAATAATTTAACTAACCAGTCTACTAGCCCAGAATCTCATTCTGCTTTTGATGCTTATGTGCCATTCCGTCATTATCAATCTATATGA